In one window of Candidatus Avedoeria danica DNA:
- a CDS encoding AAA family ATPase: protein MPFDRFTERAQDVIARSQEILMRYNHNQMDTEHVFLALLEQPDGLANEIFEEVLGVNTELLAMQLDEYLTNNRKLHIPGRTGSGNQIYVTPRIQRIGQVAMSEAQSLTDEYISTEHILLAIASEERGHAARLLSEAGVDKEDIRMAIEEVRGGQKVTDPRAETRYRVLAKYGRDLTDLARAGKLDPVVGRQEETLRMMRVLMRRTKNNPVLIGEPGVGKTAIVEGLAQMIADGEVPEILIDKRVVELDLGAMVAGSKFRGEFEERLKAVMDEIRNAEGKVIVFIDEIHNVVGAGAAQGAMDASNLMKPALSRGELQCIGATTHDEYRQHIEKDRALERRFAPIWVEQPSVDDAVRMLKGLRPRYEAHHQVKITDEAVTAAAELSERYVTSRSLPDKAIDLMDEAAAKLKIAMYSMPPKLRKDAAQLATLAAEEEEAWQGRNYERAARVKSQRMQLEKKHIAEVEAWRKENGLDDTVDEEDIADVIKSWTGIPVNRMLAKEADRLLKMEAHLHERVMGQDAAINAVADAIRRSRSGLKDPRRPIGSFIFLGSSGVGKTELAKALAEFLFDSADSLLRIDMTEYRERHTVSRLIGAPPGYVGYDEGGQLTEAVRRRPYRVVLFDEIEKAHPEVWNILLQVLDDGRLTDGHGNVVDFRNTVIIMTSNLGTEFSMRGGTMGFGNVEAIEGDSRFADDVQAALKRAFRPEFINRIDEIIVFHKLRPEHIERIVGLQVDRVAKRVAEKGLHLKLSDEARAWLAKEGYDPGFGARPLQRLIQRQIEAPLSKQFIGGEFEFGDSVLVVVDAEGKGLAFERKEAEPIPLEHVLPTEATEAT, encoded by the coding sequence ATGCCATTTGACCGGTTCACCGAGCGCGCGCAGGACGTGATCGCCCGATCACAGGAGATCCTGATGCGCTACAACCACAACCAGATGGACACCGAGCACGTCTTCCTGGCGCTCCTCGAACAGCCGGACGGGCTGGCGAACGAGATCTTCGAGGAAGTGCTCGGCGTGAACACCGAGCTGTTGGCGATGCAGCTCGACGAGTACCTCACGAACAACCGCAAGCTTCACATCCCGGGCCGCACCGGCTCGGGCAATCAGATCTATGTCACGCCCCGCATCCAGCGCATCGGCCAGGTGGCGATGAGCGAGGCGCAGTCGCTGACGGACGAGTACATCTCGACCGAGCACATCCTGCTGGCGATCGCCTCCGAGGAGCGCGGCCACGCGGCGCGGCTGCTCAGCGAAGCAGGCGTCGACAAAGAAGACATCCGGATGGCGATCGAGGAGGTGCGCGGCGGCCAGAAGGTCACCGACCCGCGCGCCGAGACGCGCTACCGCGTGCTGGCGAAGTACGGCCGCGACCTGACCGACCTGGCGCGCGCCGGCAAGCTCGACCCCGTCGTCGGGCGGCAGGAGGAGACGCTGCGGATGATGCGCGTCCTCATGCGCCGCACGAAGAACAACCCCGTCCTGATCGGCGAGCCCGGCGTCGGCAAGACCGCGATCGTCGAGGGCTTGGCGCAGATGATCGCCGACGGCGAGGTACCCGAGATCCTCATCGACAAGCGCGTCGTCGAACTCGACCTTGGCGCGATGGTGGCGGGCAGCAAGTTCCGCGGCGAGTTCGAGGAGCGTCTGAAGGCGGTGATGGACGAGATCCGCAACGCCGAGGGCAAGGTGATCGTCTTCATCGACGAGATCCACAACGTCGTCGGCGCCGGCGCCGCGCAGGGCGCGATGGACGCGTCCAACCTGATGAAGCCCGCCCTTTCGCGCGGCGAGCTGCAGTGCATCGGCGCGACGACGCACGACGAGTACCGCCAGCACATCGAGAAGGACCGCGCCCTCGAGCGCCGGTTCGCCCCGATCTGGGTCGAGCAGCCGTCCGTGGACGACGCGGTGCGGATGCTCAAGGGACTGCGGCCGCGCTACGAGGCGCACCACCAGGTGAAGATCACGGACGAGGCCGTCACGGCCGCGGCCGAACTCTCGGAGCGCTACGTCACGTCCCGCAGCCTGCCCGACAAGGCGATCGACCTGATGGACGAGGCGGCGGCCAAGCTGAAGATCGCGATGTACAGCATGCCGCCGAAGCTGCGCAAGGACGCCGCCCAGCTGGCCACGCTGGCCGCCGAGGAGGAGGAGGCGTGGCAGGGGCGCAACTACGAGCGCGCGGCCCGGGTCAAGAGCCAGCGGATGCAGCTCGAGAAGAAGCACATCGCCGAGGTCGAGGCCTGGCGCAAGGAGAACGGGCTGGACGACACCGTCGATGAGGAGGACATCGCCGACGTCATCAAGAGCTGGACGGGTATCCCGGTGAACCGGATGCTGGCCAAGGAGGCCGACCGCCTGCTCAAGATGGAGGCGCACCTCCACGAGCGTGTGATGGGCCAGGACGCGGCGATCAACGCCGTGGCGGACGCGATCCGCCGCAGCCGCAGCGGGCTCAAGGATCCGCGGCGGCCGATCGGGAGCTTCATCTTCCTCGGCTCGTCCGGCGTCGGCAAGACCGAGCTGGCCAAGGCGCTGGCCGAGTTCCTGTTCGACAGCGCCGACTCGCTGCTCCGGATCGACATGACGGAGTACCGCGAGCGGCACACCGTGAGCCGCCTCATCGGCGCACCGCCCGGCTACGTCGGCTACGACGAGGGCGGACAGCTGACGGAGGCCGTGCGGCGCCGGCCGTACCGGGTGGTCCTGTTCGACGAGATCGAGAAGGCCCACCCTGAGGTCTGGAACATCCTCCTGCAGGTTCTGGACGACGGCCGGCTGACGGACGGCCACGGCAACGTCGTGGACTTCCGCAACACGGTCATCATCATGACCTCCAACCTCGGCACCGAGTTCTCGATGCGCGGCGGGACGATGGGCTTCGGCAATGTCGAGGCGATCGAGGGCGACAGCCGCTTCGCCGACGACGTGCAGGCGGCACTCAAGCGGGCGTTCCGGCCGGAGTTCATCAACCGCATCGACGAGATCATCGTCTTCCACAAGCTGCGCCCGGAGCACATCGAGCGGATCGTCGGCCTGCAGGTCGATCGCGTGGCCAAGCGCGTGGCCGAGAAGGGCCTGCACCTCAAGCTGTCCGACGAAGCCCGCGCCTGGTTGGCCAAGGAAGGCTACGACCCCGGCTTCGGCGCGCGGCCGCTGCAGCGCCTGATCCAGCGCCAGATCGAAGCCCCGCTGTCCAAGCAGTTCATCGGCGGCGAGTTCGAGTTCGGCGACTCCGTCCTCGTCGTCGTCGACGCCGAGGGCAAGGGCCTGGCGTTCGAGCGCAAGGAAGCCGAGCCGATCCCGCTGGAGCACGTGCTGCCGACCGAGGCGACCGAGGCGACCTAG
- a CDS encoding response regulator transcription factor gives MIRVVIADDHRLVREGIHALLDKSDDIEVVGEAGDGASALAMVKALSPDVLVTDISMPGLSGLEAAAQVTALGIPTAVVVLTMHAEEALARRALANGARGYVLKDSVTDELLLAIRAARRGGTYLSPAVSAALLTAPYPAAGAAAETVPATLTQREQEVLRLIGHGHTNRAIADALAISIKTVERHRTQLMAKLDVHNLVDLVRVAIRRGLIDLDG, from the coding sequence ATGATCCGGGTCGTGATCGCCGACGACCATCGGCTGGTACGCGAGGGCATCCACGCGCTGCTCGACAAGTCGGACGACATCGAGGTCGTGGGCGAGGCCGGTGACGGTGCGTCGGCGCTGGCCATGGTCAAGGCGCTGTCCCCCGACGTCCTCGTGACGGACATCAGCATGCCCGGGTTGTCCGGTCTCGAGGCCGCGGCCCAGGTCACGGCGCTGGGCATCCCGACCGCCGTCGTCGTCCTGACGATGCACGCGGAGGAGGCGCTGGCCCGCCGCGCGCTGGCCAACGGGGCGCGTGGTTACGTGCTCAAGGACTCCGTCACGGACGAACTGCTCCTGGCGATCCGCGCCGCCCGCCGCGGCGGAACCTACCTCAGCCCGGCGGTCTCGGCCGCGCTCCTGACCGCGCCGTACCCGGCCGCCGGCGCCGCGGCGGAAACCGTCCCGGCGACGCTCACGCAGCGGGAGCAGGAGGTGCTGCGCCTGATCGGCCACGGGCACACGAACCGCGCGATCGCGGATGCGCTCGCGATCAGCATCAAGACCGTCGAACGCCACCGCACGCAGCTCATGGCCAAGCTCGACGTCCACAACCTCGTCGATCTCGTGCGCGTGGCGATCCGGCGCGGGCTGATCGACCTCGACGGATGA
- a CDS encoding DUF2270 domain-containing protein, giving the protein MATDEPSDPTPDTPEAAARRTSENAVWTYRGYEMRSAEFNTAMVHFFRAEVQRSNTWRTRLDTTTNWAVIATGAAISFAFSSRGPQDHGVIILNTVLITIFLLIEARRYRYYEMWAYRVRLLETDFFAAMLVPPFRPAPDWAESLAENLLHPSFPISNWEAIGRRFRRNYMLIYVLLAMAWAVSVSLHPEPATTWTMFVGNARLGPLAGEVVIALGVAFYVVVGAVGLWTVQLQDSAGEVLPRFVERQLLGRARTAARKGGQGGGSSKLTGPMSDRGAWYRPSRRRAELTTLIITDRATEVSQRIMTEMHRGVTGMAATGMYSGADRSVLLCALTVTEVAQLRTCVEAADPKAFVIVMPVAQVLGEGFVPLGTESTAGYRRPGSDAP; this is encoded by the coding sequence ATGGCGACAGACGAACCGTCCGATCCGACGCCGGACACACCGGAGGCTGCGGCCCGCCGGACGTCCGAGAACGCCGTCTGGACGTACCGCGGCTACGAGATGCGCTCGGCCGAGTTCAACACGGCCATGGTCCATTTCTTCCGCGCCGAGGTGCAGCGATCGAACACGTGGCGCACGCGGCTCGACACGACGACGAACTGGGCCGTGATCGCCACCGGTGCCGCGATCTCGTTCGCGTTCAGCTCGCGCGGCCCGCAGGACCACGGCGTGATCATCTTGAACACCGTGCTCATCACGATCTTTCTGCTCATCGAGGCCCGCCGCTACCGGTACTACGAGATGTGGGCGTACCGCGTCCGGCTCCTCGAGACGGACTTCTTCGCGGCGATGCTCGTCCCGCCGTTTCGGCCGGCCCCCGATTGGGCCGAGAGCTTGGCGGAGAACCTCCTCCACCCGTCGTTCCCGATCTCGAACTGGGAGGCGATCGGCCGCCGCTTCCGGCGCAACTACATGCTGATCTACGTCCTGCTGGCCATGGCCTGGGCCGTGAGCGTCTCGCTCCATCCCGAGCCGGCGACGACGTGGACCATGTTCGTCGGGAACGCCCGGCTCGGACCGCTGGCGGGCGAGGTCGTCATTGCCCTCGGCGTGGCGTTCTACGTCGTCGTCGGGGCGGTTGGGTTGTGGACGGTCCAGCTGCAGGACTCGGCCGGCGAGGTGCTGCCGCGGTTCGTCGAGCGCCAGTTGCTCGGCCGGGCGCGCACCGCGGCGCGCAAGGGCGGCCAGGGCGGCGGATCGTCCAAGCTGACCGGGCCGATGAGCGACCGGGGCGCGTGGTACCGCCCCAGCCGCCGCCGCGCCGAGCTGACGACGCTGATCATCACGGACCGGGCGACCGAGGTCAGCCAGCGGATCATGACCGAGATGCACCGCGGCGTGACGGGCATGGCGGCCACCGGCATGTACTCGGGCGCCGACCGCTCGGTGCTCCTGTGCGCGTTGACCGTGACCGAGGTCGCACAGCTGCGCACGTGTGTCGAGGCGGCCGATCCGAAGGCGTTCGTCATCGTCATGCCGGTGGCCCAGGTGCTCGGCGAGGGCTTCGTGCCGCTCGGGACCGAGTCGACCGCCGGGTATCGGCGCCCGGGCAGCGATGCGCCATAA
- a CDS encoding SLC13 family permease → MPTPAVLAVAIIAVAIAVMLTSRARPDVVGLTAALALGVVGVLTADEVFAGFSRSSVVTIMAVFVMADGLRRAGVTDALAALLLRFGGRREPRLVATLMLTGATLSLFMNNIAAASVVLPIVPSAARRTGVRPSRLLMPLAFGTTLGGMATLLTTTNIVVSGALRDRGLAAFGLLDFAPVGGVLALCGIAYMTLFGRHRLPAHDLGGPDGPDAQALLELYGIPERLLRLRVPEGTFLHGRTLTESTIRERFDAHVVAVERDGDVTHAPSPDFVLRTGDVLVVQGRLEDLVARDVAPYFEVLPVGGWAKGALAEGDAVVLEAVLAPRSALIGQTLRTAHFRAKYGFNTLSIWRRGAPLAAGLADQSLRFGDALLLRGPAANIAALRTEPGLILLAEPDVLAAEPPLVAWRGRLALAVFVGTIVLAALNVRPVSEVMFAGALLMVMLGTLSMDQAYQAIEWKTVFVVAGMLPLGIALTKTGAATAAADAVVGALGALGPRAVLGGLVVVTVLLAQVMHGAAVATIMAPIALDAAAVVHADPRAMALGVAIATSMAFITPLGHPVNLLVMSAGGYRGRDFAVVGAPLVALLVPLLLVLLPWWMPLIGP, encoded by the coding sequence TTGCCCACCCCCGCCGTGCTCGCCGTCGCGATCATCGCCGTCGCCATCGCCGTGATGCTCACCTCCCGCGCCCGACCGGACGTCGTCGGTCTGACCGCGGCGCTTGCGCTCGGCGTCGTCGGCGTGCTCACGGCGGACGAGGTGTTCGCCGGGTTCAGCCGATCGTCCGTGGTCACGATCATGGCGGTCTTCGTCATGGCGGACGGGTTGCGGCGGGCCGGCGTGACGGACGCGCTGGCGGCGCTCCTCCTCCGGTTCGGCGGCCGCCGCGAGCCCCGCCTCGTGGCGACGCTCATGCTCACAGGCGCAACGCTGAGCCTGTTCATGAACAACATCGCCGCCGCGAGCGTCGTGCTGCCGATCGTGCCGAGCGCGGCGCGGCGGACGGGCGTCCGGCCGTCCCGCCTGCTCATGCCGCTGGCCTTCGGCACGACGCTCGGCGGGATGGCGACGCTCCTGACGACGACGAACATCGTCGTCAGCGGTGCGCTGCGCGACCGCGGGCTCGCCGCGTTCGGGCTGCTGGACTTCGCGCCCGTCGGCGGCGTGCTGGCGTTGTGCGGCATCGCCTACATGACGCTCTTCGGACGCCACCGCCTGCCGGCGCATGACCTCGGCGGACCGGACGGTCCGGACGCGCAGGCGCTGCTTGAGCTGTACGGCATCCCGGAGCGGCTCCTCCGGCTGCGCGTGCCGGAGGGCACGTTCCTGCACGGGCGCACGCTGACCGAGAGCACGATCCGCGAGCGCTTCGACGCCCATGTCGTCGCCGTCGAGCGCGACGGCGACGTGACGCACGCTCCGTCGCCGGACTTCGTCCTGCGCACGGGCGACGTGCTCGTCGTGCAGGGACGCCTCGAGGACCTCGTGGCCCGCGACGTCGCGCCGTACTTCGAGGTGCTGCCGGTGGGCGGATGGGCCAAGGGCGCGCTGGCCGAAGGCGACGCCGTCGTGCTCGAGGCGGTCCTCGCGCCGCGGTCGGCGCTGATCGGTCAGACGCTCCGCACCGCCCACTTCCGCGCCAAGTACGGCTTCAACACGCTCTCGATCTGGCGCCGCGGCGCCCCGCTGGCCGCCGGGCTGGCGGATCAGTCGCTCCGCTTCGGCGACGCGCTGCTGCTGCGCGGACCCGCCGCGAACATCGCCGCGCTGCGCACCGAGCCCGGCCTCATCCTGCTGGCCGAGCCCGACGTGCTGGCCGCCGAGCCGCCGCTCGTGGCGTGGCGCGGCCGGCTTGCCCTGGCGGTGTTCGTCGGCACGATCGTCCTCGCCGCCCTCAACGTCCGTCCGGTCTCGGAGGTCATGTTCGCCGGCGCGCTGCTCATGGTCATGCTCGGCACGCTCTCGATGGACCAGGCGTACCAGGCGATCGAGTGGAAGACGGTGTTCGTGGTGGCGGGGATGCTGCCGCTCGGGATCGCGCTGACCAAGACCGGCGCGGCGACGGCGGCGGCCGATGCCGTCGTCGGCGCGCTCGGCGCGCTCGGGCCGCGGGCGGTGCTCGGCGGCCTCGTGGTCGTCACCGTCCTCCTGGCGCAGGTCATGCACGGTGCGGCGGTGGCGACGATCATGGCCCCGATCGCGCTGGATGCCGCCGCGGTCGTGCATGCCGACCCGCGGGCGATGGCCCTCGGCGTCGCGATCGCCACCTCGATGGCGTTCATCACACCGCTCGGCCACCCCGTCAACCTGCTCGTCATGAGCGCCGGCGGCTACCGCGGCCGCGACTTCGCCGTCGTCGGCGCGCCGCTGGTGGCGCTGCTCGTGCCGTTGCTGCTTGTCCTGTTGCCGTGGTGGATGCCGTTGATCGGTCCGTGA
- a CDS encoding carboxypeptidase M32, with translation MEADLAELKARLQEIDDLQSTNSVLGWDQAVYMPPGGAAARGRQSALLSRLSHERMTDPAVGRLLDALTAWAAGLDPDSDEASLIRVTRRDHDRATRVPSAFVQRVSAHLAASYHAWERARPANDFASVRPFLETTVALSREYAGYYEGFNPAYTHPFDALIDLAEEGMTVASVRALFDELRAGLVPLLAQIRTRPEIDDGCLKGDFPEDAQRTFGETVIRAYGYDFTRGRQDKTAHPFMTKLGLGDVRITTRFKSDDLSEGLFSTLHEAGHAMYEQGVADELDGTPLFSGATSGVHESQSRLWENLVGRSRPFWRHYYGALQSAFPAQLMGVDDETFYRAINRVSPSLIRTDADEVTYNLHIMLRFDLELALLDGSLAVADLPEAWRERMRSDLGVVPADDSDGALQDVHWFGGLVGGAFQSYTLGNIMSAQFFAAARRDLPDLDGSIAAGSFGELRSWLTAHVYRHGRKFTAPEIVTRACGQPMSIAPYMAYLHAKYGALYGL, from the coding sequence ATCGAAGCCGACCTCGCCGAACTCAAGGCCCGGCTGCAGGAGATCGACGACCTGCAGAGCACGAACTCGGTTTTGGGCTGGGACCAAGCGGTCTACATGCCGCCGGGCGGCGCGGCGGCCCGCGGCCGGCAATCGGCGCTGCTGAGCCGGCTGTCGCACGAGCGCATGACGGACCCGGCGGTCGGCCGGCTGCTCGACGCGCTCACCGCGTGGGCCGCGGGACTGGATCCGGACAGCGACGAGGCGTCGCTCATCCGCGTCACGCGCCGGGACCACGACCGCGCGACGCGCGTGCCTTCCGCGTTCGTCCAGCGCGTGAGCGCCCATCTGGCGGCGAGCTACCACGCCTGGGAACGCGCACGGCCGGCGAACGACTTTGCGAGCGTGCGGCCGTTCCTCGAGACGACGGTGGCGCTCAGCCGCGAGTACGCGGGCTACTACGAGGGCTTCAACCCGGCCTACACGCACCCGTTCGACGCGCTGATCGATCTGGCCGAGGAAGGGATGACGGTGGCCAGCGTGCGGGCGCTGTTCGACGAGCTGCGAGCCGGCCTCGTGCCGCTGCTCGCGCAGATCCGCACCCGGCCCGAGATCGACGACGGCTGTTTGAAGGGCGACTTCCCCGAGGACGCGCAGCGGACGTTCGGCGAGACCGTCATCCGGGCATACGGCTACGACTTCACGCGCGGCCGCCAGGACAAGACCGCTCACCCGTTCATGACCAAGCTCGGCCTAGGCGACGTCCGGATCACGACGCGGTTCAAGTCGGACGATCTGTCCGAGGGGCTGTTCTCGACGCTGCACGAGGCCGGACATGCGATGTACGAGCAGGGCGTCGCCGACGAACTCGACGGCACGCCCCTCTTCAGCGGCGCGACGTCGGGCGTCCACGAGAGCCAGTCGCGGCTCTGGGAGAACCTCGTCGGCCGGAGCCGGCCGTTCTGGCGGCACTACTACGGTGCGCTGCAGTCCGCCTTCCCGGCGCAGCTGATGGGTGTCGACGACGAGACGTTCTATCGCGCGATCAACCGGGTTTCGCCGTCCCTCATCCGCACGGATGCCGACGAAGTGACCTACAACCTCCACATCATGCTGCGGTTCGATCTCGAGCTGGCGCTGCTGGATGGGTCGTTGGCCGTCGCCGACCTCCCCGAGGCATGGCGGGAGCGGATGCGCTCCGACCTCGGCGTCGTTCCAGCGGACGACTCCGACGGGGCGCTGCAGGACGTCCACTGGTTCGGCGGCCTGGTCGGCGGCGCGTTCCAGAGCTACACGCTCGGGAACATCATGAGCGCGCAGTTCTTTGCGGCGGCACGGCGTGACCTGCCCGACCTCGACGGGTCGATCGCTGCCGGCTCGTTCGGCGAACTCAGAAGCTGGCTGACGGCGCACGTCTACCGGCACGGCCGGAAGTTCACGGCGCCGGAGATCGTGACGCGCGCGTGCGGCCAGCCGATGTCGATCGCGCCGTACATGGCCTACCTGCACGCCAAGTACGGGGCGCTGTACGGTCTTTGA
- the coxB gene encoding cytochrome c oxidase subunit II, translated as MPSNSPTRDSSTGGGPSGHHAPDTGRTTSRIVMVALGAALLVGLALVGLLAFAATPSSALYGTARTPSLSRTASDVAADLSTLYNRVTWIAVVIFVLVQSAILYAALGFRRKSDNDPEPVQTHGNNTLEVIWTVVPSLIVLGLAFLSYREMRAEYVTEVPDDLVITATGYRWYWAFDYADKTLGGPSAPLTLTTSTELVIPVNRPVKVLIDSQDVIHSFWVPQLAGKRDAVPGARDGGYGMNSVWFEADTPGRYEGQCAELCGTWHSGMRFSVVALPEAEYAAWARAMAEVPKAPTDAASPAYAGYTYAKAVCSACHMLDLVGPGGGHVTETLQAGSSSTRGPNLTRVASRSHFAGGMFETTDENLHSWLADPQALKPGTLMSINVADEKTAADVIAFLKSLAIDEAVLAPVRAAGPQNVPNDLDGLGEIGGGAADEHGGDGEHQDEGDGEHDARAPRDDTHLASTLERTR; from the coding sequence ATGCCCAGCAACAGCCCGACCCGTGACAGCTCGACCGGTGGCGGCCCGTCCGGCCACCACGCACCGGACACCGGTCGGACCACCAGCCGGATCGTCATGGTCGCGCTCGGCGCAGCGCTGCTCGTCGGCCTGGCGCTCGTCGGTCTGCTGGCCTTCGCCGCCACGCCATCGAGCGCTCTCTACGGGACGGCGCGAACACCGTCGCTGTCCCGGACGGCGTCGGACGTGGCGGCCGATCTGAGCACGCTCTACAACCGGGTCACGTGGATCGCCGTCGTGATCTTCGTCCTCGTTCAAAGCGCGATCCTGTACGCCGCGCTTGGCTTCCGCCGCAAGTCGGACAACGATCCCGAGCCGGTCCAAACGCACGGGAACAACACGCTCGAGGTGATCTGGACGGTGGTCCCGTCGCTGATCGTCCTCGGGCTGGCGTTCCTGAGCTACCGCGAGATGCGCGCAGAGTACGTGACCGAGGTGCCCGACGACCTCGTCATCACCGCCACCGGCTACAGGTGGTATTGGGCCTTCGACTACGCCGACAAGACGCTCGGCGGGCCATCGGCGCCGTTGACGCTGACGACCTCCACCGAGCTTGTGATCCCGGTCAATCGTCCGGTCAAGGTCCTCATCGACAGCCAGGACGTCATCCACAGCTTCTGGGTGCCGCAGCTGGCGGGCAAGCGCGACGCGGTGCCCGGTGCGCGCGACGGCGGGTACGGGATGAACTCGGTGTGGTTCGAGGCCGACACGCCCGGCCGCTACGAGGGTCAGTGTGCCGAGCTGTGCGGGACGTGGCACTCCGGGATGCGGTTCTCGGTCGTCGCGCTGCCGGAGGCGGAGTACGCGGCGTGGGCCCGCGCGATGGCCGAGGTGCCGAAGGCGCCGACGGATGCGGCCTCGCCCGCGTACGCCGGTTACACATACGCCAAGGCGGTGTGCAGCGCCTGCCACATGCTCGACCTCGTCGGGCCGGGCGGCGGACACGTCACGGAGACGCTGCAGGCCGGGAGCTCGTCCACGCGCGGCCCGAACCTGACCCGCGTCGCATCCCGCAGCCACTTCGCCGGCGGCATGTTCGAGACGACCGACGAGAACCTGCACAGCTGGCTGGCGGACCCGCAGGCGCTCAAGCCCGGGACGCTGATGAGCATCAACGTCGCCGATGAGAAGACCGCCGCCGACGTCATCGCGTTCCTGAAGAGCCTCGCGATCGACGAGGCGGTGCTGGCGCCGGTTCGCGCCGCCGGCCCGCAGAACGTGCCGAACGACCTCGACGGGCTCGGCGAGATCGGTGGCGGCGCGGCGGATGAGCACGGCGGCGACGGCGAGCACCAAGACGAAGGTGACGGCGAGCACGACGCCCGTGCACCACGGGACGACACGCACCTGGCAAGCACGTTGGAGAGAACACGATGA
- the ctaD gene encoding cytochrome c oxidase subunit I produces MTTISGDVAVLRKPGVWDKGIASWLATVDHKRIGLMYIVTSGIFFVAGAYLALLVRLELALPGRQLIGPDTYNQAFTMHATTMIFLFVIPMWVGIGNYLVPLMIGAIDMAFPRLNALSYWVFLFGALFMYSSFLVGTPAAAGWTSYPPLTNNVYSPGVGVDFWIAGVLIVGTASMLGAVNFLVTIWNLRAPGMTWMRMPMFAWAQFVTSQLVLFATPMLTGGLILLLFDRTLGTHFFTADGYPVLFQHIFWFYSHPAVYIMILPAFGVVSEILPVFSRKPLFGYKALVFATAGIGILGFLVWAHHMFTVGLNPNAQLVFMTATMFIAVPTGVKFFNWIFTMWGGSVRLATPMLFTVAFLSMFLIGGISGVYLGNVPIDWQLHDTYYVVGHLHYVLFGGSVFGMAAAFYYWWPKLFGKMLDEGIGKVHFWLQLIGFNLTFFPMHILGVRGMPRRIYDYAPDRGWVFWNFVETIGTLVLGVAFLVFLYNVWITRKRNVPAPSDPWDGYTLEWATTSPPPAHNFDRLPPILSERPLRDLRLARAARAAAPQSGER; encoded by the coding sequence ATGACGACGATCAGCGGGGACGTGGCCGTCCTGCGCAAGCCGGGCGTGTGGGACAAGGGCATCGCCTCGTGGCTCGCGACGGTCGACCACAAGCGGATCGGCCTGATGTACATCGTGACGTCCGGCATCTTCTTCGTCGCCGGCGCCTACCTGGCGCTGCTCGTGCGCCTCGAGCTCGCGCTGCCCGGGCGACAGCTCATCGGCCCGGACACGTACAACCAGGCGTTCACGATGCACGCCACGACGATGATCTTCCTCTTCGTCATCCCGATGTGGGTCGGCATCGGCAACTACCTTGTGCCGCTGATGATCGGCGCGATCGACATGGCTTTTCCGCGCCTCAACGCGCTCTCGTATTGGGTCTTCCTGTTCGGCGCGCTGTTCATGTACTCCAGCTTCCTCGTCGGCACGCCGGCGGCCGCGGGCTGGACGAGCTACCCGCCGCTGACGAACAACGTCTACTCGCCCGGCGTCGGCGTCGACTTCTGGATCGCCGGCGTCCTGATCGTCGGCACGGCGTCGATGCTCGGTGCGGTGAACTTCCTGGTGACGATCTGGAATCTTCGCGCACCCGGCATGACGTGGATGCGCATGCCGATGTTCGCATGGGCCCAGTTCGTCACGTCCCAGCTCGTGCTCTTCGCGACGCCGATGCTGACCGGCGGCCTGATCCTGCTGTTGTTCGATCGGACGCTCGGCACGCACTTCTTCACCGCCGACGGCTACCCGGTCCTCTTCCAGCACATCTTCTGGTTCTACTCCCACCCGGCGGTCTACATCATGATCCTGCCGGCCTTCGGCGTCGTCTCGGAGATCCTGCCGGTCTTCAGCCGCAAGCCGCTCTTCGGATACAAGGCGCTCGTGTTCGCCACCGCCGGCATCGGCATCCTCGGCTTCCTGGTCTGGGCGCACCACATGTTCACCGTCGGCCTCAACCCGAACGCCCAGCTGGTGTTCATGACCGCCACGATGTTCATCGCCGTCCCGACCGGCGTGAAGTTCTTCAACTGGATCTTCACGATGTGGGGTGGTTCGGTCCGTCTGGCCACGCCGATGCTGTTCACGGTGGCCTTCCTGAGCATGTTCCTCATCGGCGGCATCTCCGGCGTCTACCTGGGCAACGTCCCGATCGACTGGCAGCTGCACGACACGTACTACGTCGTCGGCCACCTGCACTACGTCCTGTTCGGCGGCTCGGTGTTCGGGATGGCAGCCGCGTTCTACTACTGGTGGCCCAAGCTGTTCGGCAAGATGCTCGACGAGGGCATCGGCAAGGTGCACTTCTGGTTGCAGCTCATCGGCTTCAACTTGACGTTCTTCCCGATGCACATTCTGGGCGTCCGCGGTATGCCGCGCCGGATCTACGACTACGCCCCTGACCGCGGCTGGGTGTTCTGGAACTTCGTCGAGACCATCGGCACGCTGGTCCTCGGCGTCGCCTTCCTCGTCTTCCTCTACAACGTCTGGATCACGCGCAAGCGCAACGTCCCGGCACCGTCCGACCCGTGGGACGGCTACACGCTCGAATGGGCCACGACATCGCCGCCGCCGGCCCACAACTTCGACCGCCTCCCGCCCATCCTCAGCGAGCGTCCGCTGCGCGACCTGCGCTTGGCGCGAGCTGCGCGCGCAGCCGCACCGCAGTCTGGAGAACGATGA